The following proteins come from a genomic window of unidentified bacterial endosymbiont:
- a CDS encoding phage terminase large subunit family protein encodes MHRSLSLTLQGLITQVQQLWRPPPTMTVSQWSEANLYLSPEDSAEPGKYLGHRAPYQRGIMEAFTEPGVEEVVIMSSAQVGKTLILKALIGYYIDLDASPILMVQPTIEMGESFSKERLAPMIRDTPALAAKVRDAKSRDSGNTILKKYFPGGHLTIAGANSAASLSSRPIRVLLCDEVDRYPASAGTEGDPVTLARKRTTTFRSRKKIVLVSTPTIQGHSRIERAWLQSDQRHFWVPCPHCDHRHILEWQQIFIPEEEPSKTCLLCPACGALIQEADRPAMLAAGEWRAQVVNSPIPGFHLNELYSPWRKLSEIASDFLKAQGNPEELRSWWNTTLGLPFESLGDRADPQQLSLQREHYAPDSLPNGILTITVGVDTQKDRLELEIVGWGVGEESWGIEAISLQGSPVEPESWQQLDQLLINGRFLTEDGRVLRIAAVCIDSGGHHVQQVYEFATPRFARNLWAIKGQYGPRPVWPKRHTRSGKYRGHTLRLIGVDTAKDTIYAYWQVALGKPGYCHFALSYDDEWFKQATIEKRVTKLDHRGQEIRRWEKPPGARNEALDCRVYAYAALQGLKIERRLLLTHSHRLALQHEEQARPATLSHSVPQIAVAATAPTAPLPARVARSRRCSLSHYLRPRR; translated from the coding sequence TTGCACAGATCCCTTTCGTTGACTCTTCAGGGCTTGATCACCCAAGTCCAACAGCTGTGGCGCCCGCCACCAACGATGACCGTGAGCCAATGGAGTGAGGCTAATCTCTACCTGTCACCAGAAGATAGCGCAGAACCTGGAAAGTACCTAGGACACCGCGCCCCCTATCAGCGCGGCATCATGGAGGCTTTCACCGAGCCGGGCGTCGAAGAGGTGGTCATCATGTCTTCAGCCCAGGTAGGCAAGACCCTGATTTTAAAAGCGCTGATCGGCTATTACATCGATCTCGATGCCTCGCCTATCTTGATGGTACAACCGACCATTGAGATGGGGGAGAGCTTCTCTAAAGAGCGCTTAGCGCCGATGATCCGCGATACCCCCGCCTTGGCGGCTAAAGTGCGTGACGCCAAGAGTCGCGACTCCGGCAACACCATCTTAAAAAAGTATTTTCCCGGTGGTCATTTAACCATCGCCGGCGCCAACAGTGCCGCCAGCCTCTCCAGCCGCCCCATTCGGGTGCTGCTCTGTGATGAGGTCGACCGCTACCCCGCCTCGGCCGGCACCGAGGGCGATCCCGTCACCCTGGCGCGCAAACGGACCACCACCTTTCGGTCACGCAAAAAAATTGTCCTGGTCTCCACCCCCACTATCCAGGGACATAGTCGGATTGAACGGGCTTGGCTGCAATCCGATCAACGCCACTTCTGGGTCCCCTGCCCGCACTGTGACCATCGTCACATTCTGGAGTGGCAGCAGATCTTCATCCCAGAAGAGGAGCCCTCGAAAACCTGTTTACTCTGTCCCGCCTGCGGGGCTTTGATCCAGGAGGCGGATCGCCCCGCGATGTTGGCAGCGGGTGAATGGAGAGCGCAAGTAGTTAACAGCCCGATCCCCGGCTTTCATCTGAATGAACTCTACTCCCCTTGGCGCAAACTCTCAGAGATCGCCAGTGACTTTTTAAAAGCCCAAGGCAATCCCGAGGAGTTGCGCAGCTGGTGGAATACCACCCTAGGCTTGCCCTTTGAGTCCTTAGGCGATCGGGCCGATCCCCAGCAGCTCTCACTGCAGCGGGAACACTATGCCCCCGATAGCCTGCCCAACGGAATTTTAACAATAACGGTTGGGGTCGATACCCAAAAAGATCGCCTGGAGTTGGAAATTGTCGGTTGGGGGGTTGGCGAGGAGTCCTGGGGGATTGAGGCGATTTCCCTGCAGGGGAGCCCGGTGGAGCCTGAGAGCTGGCAACAGCTTGATCAGCTGTTAATCAACGGGCGCTTTCTCACGGAGGATGGCCGCGTATTACGGATAGCCGCGGTCTGCATTGACTCTGGAGGGCATCATGTGCAGCAGGTGTATGAGTTTGCCACCCCCCGTTTTGCCCGCAATCTCTGGGCGATTAAAGGCCAATATGGCCCCAGGCCCGTCTGGCCGAAGCGCCATACCCGCTCGGGTAAATATCGCGGCCACACCCTGCGGTTAATTGGGGTCGATACCGCGAAAGATACCATTTATGCCTACTGGCAGGTTGCCCTTGGCAAGCCTGGCTACTGTCACTTTGCCCTCTCCTACGACGATGAGTGGTTTAAACAGGCCACCATCGAAAAACGGGTGACCAAGCTCGACCACCGTGGTCAGGAGATCCGCCGCTGGGAAAAGCCACCCGGGGCGCGGAATGAAGCCCTGGACTGTCGGGTCTACGCCTATGCAGCGCTACAGGGACTGAAGATAGAGCGTCGCTTGCTATTAACACATAGTCACCGCCTGGCCTTACAGCATGAAGAGCAGGCCCGGCCTGCAACCCTCAGTCACTCCGTACCCCAAATAGCGGTAGCAGCCACAGCCCCAACCGCGCCACTGCCTGCACGGGTTGCCCGGTCGCGACGCTGCTCGTTATCTCACTATTTACGGCCTCGACGTTAA
- a CDS encoding phage head-tail joining protein: MAFAQEDIERLEQAIAKGERIVRFADRSIEYRSIKELIEARDRMLTERSTQLPPQRSRLTRLYHAGKGL, encoded by the coding sequence ATGGCTTTTGCACAAGAAGATATTGAGCGACTAGAACAGGCCATCGCTAAGGGTGAGCGGATCGTGCGGTTTGCCGATCGCTCCATTGAGTATCGCTCGATTAAGGAGCTGATTGAGGCCCGTGATCGCATGCTGACTGAGCGGAGTACCCAACTGCCACCCCAGCGCTCACGACTCACGCGGCTCTACCATGCAGGCAAGGGGTTGTAA
- a CDS encoding head-tail joining protein, protein MITGQPFRDLVTAQDARLFELLSDTVEIAGNPCQGMFSAPWLAPQLGQLTTGLLEPHLVIREEDARTISTGTLVSFSALDYTVVGIEPDSTGLTVLLLRPLD, encoded by the coding sequence ATGATCACCGGACAACCTTTTCGTGATCTGGTCACTGCCCAGGATGCGCGACTCTTTGAGTTACTCTCCGATACCGTAGAGATTGCTGGGAATCCCTGCCAAGGGATGTTTTCCGCCCCCTGGCTAGCCCCGCAATTAGGCCAATTAACTACCGGCCTCCTTGAGCCACACCTGGTGATTAGAGAGGAGGATGCCCGCACCATCAGCACCGGCACGCTGGTGAGCTTTAGCGCCCTCGATTACACAGTGGTCGGGATTGAGCCCGACAGCACTGGACTGACGGTCCTGTTATTAAGGCCGCTTGATTGA
- a CDS encoding site-specific DNA-methyltransferase produces the protein MQIEYRPIAALIPYAGNSRQHSEAQVAQIAASIQAFGWTTPILVDGANGIIAGHGRLLAAQQLAWQQVPVIELKQLTELQQQAYRLADNQLAANAEWDEALLKVALQTLQAADFDLSLTGFSTEELSALLTELSQEESPTAADELLPDPLPSPVSQLGDCWLLGAHRLLCGDATDPAVLAQLMDGEQAAMAFTDPPYNVNYQGRTQRQGRHSPRPIINDNLGEAFTKFLTISCRQLLQYTEGAVYICMGAKQLDQLQQAFQQAGGQWSTFIIWVKNRFTLGRADYQRQYEVALYGWRAGAKHFWCGDRDQGDVWFFDKPLKNDLHPTMKPVPLVERALNNSSRPHDLVLDLFAGSGTTLIAAEKTQRRARLVELDPHYVDVIIQRWQTLTGQTARRQADHRCFDELAAAS, from the coding sequence GTGCAGATTGAATACCGCCCCATTGCAGCGTTGATTCCCTATGCCGGCAATAGCCGCCAGCACTCTGAGGCTCAGGTGGCGCAAATCGCCGCCTCTATTCAAGCCTTTGGGTGGACCACCCCTATCTTGGTGGATGGGGCGAACGGCATTATTGCCGGCCACGGCAGGCTGTTGGCGGCCCAGCAGCTGGCATGGCAGCAGGTGCCAGTGATCGAACTGAAACAGCTCACCGAACTACAGCAGCAGGCCTATCGGTTAGCCGATAATCAGCTGGCTGCCAATGCCGAGTGGGATGAAGCACTGCTCAAAGTCGCTTTGCAGACCCTGCAAGCCGCTGATTTCGATCTGTCGTTAACCGGTTTTTCCACGGAGGAACTTTCAGCACTATTGACTGAACTGAGTCAGGAGGAGTCACCGACTGCTGCTGATGAGCTGCTGCCAGATCCCCTACCCTCGCCAGTCAGTCAGCTGGGCGATTGCTGGCTATTGGGAGCCCACCGGCTGCTCTGTGGCGACGCCACCGATCCCGCGGTATTAGCGCAGCTGATGGACGGTGAACAGGCTGCTATGGCCTTTACCGATCCCCCCTACAACGTCAATTATCAAGGCCGCACACAGCGCCAAGGGCGCCACTCCCCCCGGCCGATTATCAACGACAACCTGGGGGAAGCTTTTACCAAGTTCCTCACCATCAGCTGCCGCCAGCTGCTGCAGTACACCGAGGGCGCTGTCTATATCTGTATGGGCGCCAAGCAGCTCGACCAACTGCAACAGGCCTTTCAGCAAGCTGGCGGCCAATGGTCCACCTTTATCATCTGGGTGAAAAACCGCTTTACCCTCGGACGAGCCGATTATCAGCGCCAATATGAGGTGGCCCTCTATGGCTGGCGGGCCGGCGCCAAACACTTCTGGTGTGGCGATCGTGATCAAGGCGATGTCTGGTTCTTCGATAAGCCGCTGAAAAACGATCTCCACCCCACCATGAAACCAGTGCCCCTGGTGGAGCGGGCCCTGAACAACAGCAGCCGCCCCCATGATCTGGTGCTCGATCTATTTGCTGGTTCCGGTACCACGCTGATAGCGGCCGAGAAGACTCAACGACGTGCCCGGTTAGTGGAGCTCGATCCCCACTATGTCGATGTCATCATACAGCGCTGGCAGACGTTGACGGGCCAGACCGCTCGACGCCAAGCCGATCACCGCTGCTTTGATGAGCTCGCGGCTGCCAGTTAG
- a CDS encoding phage tail protein, translated as MTTLTVTLDVEAVMRKLRPLGAQACQTAWRRTLKKSSRWIATQTAKAISQQTKIPQKLIKKRLYFFPKSASSGKVWLGLNPLPAHHLGQPKQTRTGVSVGRYHFAGAWLMRYRAPNGPVFRRLTPKSARYGNVTVAWSSAGEAAFTAAARQLRPRLLTVLAQEVNYAIHQALAKT; from the coding sequence TTGACCACGTTAACCGTCACCCTGGATGTGGAAGCAGTGATGCGAAAACTGCGCCCCTTGGGGGCCCAAGCCTGCCAAACAGCCTGGCGCCGTACGCTGAAAAAAAGTAGTCGCTGGATCGCCACGCAAACGGCCAAAGCGATCAGCCAACAGACCAAAATCCCACAGAAGCTGATTAAAAAACGGCTCTATTTTTTCCCAAAATCAGCGAGCAGTGGCAAAGTGTGGTTGGGGTTAAACCCCCTCCCAGCGCATCACTTGGGACAACCTAAACAGACTCGCACCGGGGTTAGCGTCGGCCGTTACCACTTTGCCGGGGCCTGGCTGATGCGCTACCGGGCGCCCAATGGTCCGGTGTTTCGGCGACTGACTCCGAAATCAGCCCGCTATGGCAACGTTACAGTGGCCTGGTCTAGTGCCGGAGAAGCGGCCTTTACCGCGGCCGCCCGCCAGCTCCGCCCGCGCCTGTTGACCGTTTTGGCTCAAGAGGTGAACTATGCGATCCACCAAGCATTGGCTAAAACATGA
- a CDS encoding type II toxin-antitoxin system Phd/YefM family antitoxin, translating to MQSLSYSFFRSHMASTLDKVNDDHLPVLITRQTGKPAVVMSLEDFRSYEETAYLMASPKNAVRLSQSIAEAEAGNAVQQGLIEA from the coding sequence ATGCAGAGTTTGAGTTACTCTTTTTTTCGTAGTCATATGGCAAGCACCTTAGATAAAGTGAACGATGACCATTTACCCGTACTGATCACGCGACAAACTGGTAAGCCAGCAGTTGTGATGTCTCTCGAAGATTTTAGATCTTATGAGGAAACAGCCTATTTAATGGCCAGTCCTAAAAATGCGGTAAGATTGAGTCAATCTATTGCTGAAGCAGAGGCTGGAAATGCTGTTCAGCAGGGGTTAATCGAAGCGTGA
- a CDS encoding head decoration protein, with the protein MNIKTEPVHPAEFIISESPGRLSREAITLTAGDPLPAGQLLILDDATSTYRVYTPESPANRGTRVKPSSREAEAEPSTPEPPPTLALLVNPVPADTLPRNGGACVRLAEVSRALLTGLDEVARHSLAARFLIVR; encoded by the coding sequence ATGAACATCAAAACAGAGCCGGTACACCCCGCTGAATTTATTATTTCAGAGAGCCCAGGACGCCTGTCACGGGAAGCCATCACGCTCACTGCTGGCGATCCCTTACCCGCCGGACAACTGCTGATCTTGGACGACGCCACCAGCACTTATCGCGTGTATACCCCGGAGAGCCCCGCTAATAGAGGCACCCGGGTAAAACCCAGTAGCCGTGAGGCAGAAGCAGAACCTTCAACCCCTGAGCCGCCGCCCACGCTGGCGCTGTTAGTCAACCCGGTGCCGGCCGATACCCTTCCCAGAAATGGGGGCGCTTGTGTCCGCTTAGCTGAAGTCAGCCGCGCGTTATTAACCGGGCTGGATGAAGTCGCCCGGCACTCCCTCGCTGCCCGCTTTTTAATCGTGCGTTAA
- a CDS encoding baseplate assembly protein, whose protein sequence is MVIDLAQLPPPEVVESLDFETLYQQLLALFRTLMGERWEAPLESDPVIKLLELAAYRELQLRARINDAACSVLLAFAVGADLEQLAANVNVSRLLVTPGDPQANPPVAPCYESDSSLRARVPQAFEGLSVAGSRAAYRYRALSADGRVIDASVESPQPATVVVTLLSSETSGAASTELLTTVEQALSGEAVRPVADRLTVQAAEIVPYRINAGLWLYPGPAIEPIMAASRQQVIQYTQQLQRLGRDIRCSALFAALHVEGVQRIELIAPTDDLILSSQQAAYCEQIDLSYQGADE, encoded by the coding sequence CTGGTGATCGATCTGGCACAACTGCCACCCCCTGAGGTGGTGGAGTCTCTAGACTTTGAGACCCTTTATCAGCAGCTGTTAGCGCTGTTTCGTACTCTGATGGGCGAGCGCTGGGAGGCCCCACTGGAATCCGATCCCGTGATCAAACTACTAGAGCTGGCCGCCTACCGGGAACTCCAGCTGCGAGCCCGCATTAATGATGCCGCCTGCTCCGTGTTATTGGCTTTTGCCGTCGGTGCCGATTTAGAGCAGTTAGCGGCTAACGTCAATGTCTCCAGGCTACTCGTGACTCCAGGCGATCCTCAGGCTAACCCGCCCGTGGCGCCCTGCTATGAGAGCGATAGCAGCCTGCGCGCTCGGGTACCGCAGGCGTTTGAAGGGCTATCGGTGGCTGGCTCCCGCGCCGCCTATCGCTATCGGGCCTTGTCAGCCGATGGCCGGGTGATTGATGCCAGTGTCGAGAGTCCTCAACCCGCCACCGTGGTTGTCACCCTGCTCTCCAGTGAGACTAGTGGCGCCGCTTCCACAGAGTTACTGACCACGGTTGAGCAGGCGCTCTCCGGTGAGGCGGTTCGACCAGTGGCCGATCGGCTAACCGTCCAAGCTGCCGAGATCGTCCCCTATCGCATCAACGCCGGATTATGGCTCTATCCAGGACCAGCCATCGAGCCCATTATGGCCGCCTCCCGGCAACAGGTGATCCAGTATACCCAGCAGCTGCAGCGCTTGGGGCGGGATATTCGCTGCTCAGCGCTGTTTGCCGCCCTGCATGTAGAGGGGGTACAGCGGATCGAGCTGATAGCGCCCACGGACGATCTAATTTTAAGTAGTCAACAAGCCGCTTATTGTGAACAGATTGACCTCAGCTACCAAGGTGCTGATGAGTAG
- a CDS encoding GPW/gp25 family protein: MHRSSGAPLSGIAHLQQSIKDILTTPLGSRRMRPEYGSELPRYVDLPINRGWISAVQAEAARAISRWEPRLKLTAVQVEAIVEGSIHFNIRGHYAAAPIVLVMAW; this comes from the coding sequence ATGCATCGCAGTAGTGGTGCCCCGCTGTCTGGGATCGCCCATCTGCAGCAATCCATTAAAGATATTTTGACCACCCCGCTCGGCAGCCGCCGCATGCGACCAGAGTATGGCTCAGAGCTACCACGCTATGTCGATTTACCAATTAACCGCGGCTGGATCTCCGCGGTGCAGGCAGAAGCTGCCCGGGCCATCAGCCGCTGGGAGCCGCGGCTCAAACTCACGGCAGTCCAGGTGGAAGCCATTGTTGAGGGCTCCATTCATTTTAATATCCGGGGCCACTATGCGGCGGCGCCAATCGTTTTAGTGATGGCCTGGTGA
- a CDS encoding Txe/YoeB family addiction module toxin: protein MIVAWTAAAWEDYLYWQRQDKQLLKRINMLITAIQRQPFQGIGDPEPLKHQWAGYWSRRIDREHRLVYKFSDKTTTIVQCRYHY from the coding sequence GTGATCGTCGCCTGGACAGCTGCCGCGTGGGAGGATTATCTCTATTGGCAACGACAGGATAAACAACTGCTCAAAAGAATCAACATGCTGATAACGGCGATCCAAAGGCAGCCTTTCCAAGGGATAGGCGATCCCGAACCGTTGAAGCACCAGTGGGCTGGTTACTGGTCACGTCGAATTGATCGTGAACATCGACTGGTTTACAAATTTTCCGATAAAACCACTACTATCGTCCAATGCCGATATCACTATTAA
- a CDS encoding major capsid protein: MPVSFEAFNDHAFSVTSLTAAINQPPEGQAVPTLLDSLFEEEGITTTSVLIEREGNELALVPASERGAPTDVTLASKRDLIPFATLHLATVAAIKADEFQNIRAFGTENTAQTLQSLVAKRLQKMRQRLEATLRYQRVGAITGEIFDADGSRKLLDLYQSFNIKQNSVTMGFSDASSEVQKKVLEAKRKSEDALGDAGVITGWLAICGRGFYDALISHPSVQQAFARWNDGQFLRDDLRKGFTFCEVMWKEFYGRVGKLSFINDQEGYLIPVGISDFLITRYAPADYVETVNTIGLPFYAKQERLRLDKGIELEAQSNPLNLCTKPRAIIKLTAK, translated from the coding sequence ATGCCCGTCAGTTTTGAAGCCTTTAATGATCACGCCTTTAGCGTTACCTCGCTGACCGCCGCTATTAATCAGCCCCCAGAGGGGCAAGCAGTCCCCACGCTACTCGATAGCCTATTTGAAGAGGAGGGGATCACCACCACCTCGGTGCTGATTGAGCGCGAAGGCAACGAACTGGCATTAGTCCCCGCCAGTGAACGCGGCGCCCCCACGGATGTCACATTGGCCAGTAAAAGAGATTTGATCCCCTTCGCCACCTTGCATCTGGCCACGGTGGCTGCCATTAAAGCCGATGAGTTCCAAAATATCCGCGCCTTTGGCACGGAGAATACCGCACAAACCCTACAAAGCCTGGTGGCTAAGCGGCTGCAGAAGATGCGCCAACGGCTCGAGGCCACCCTGCGCTATCAGCGGGTGGGTGCCATCACCGGCGAGATTTTTGATGCCGATGGTAGCCGTAAGCTGCTCGATCTCTACCAAAGTTTTAATATCAAACAGAACAGCGTCACGATGGGCTTCAGTGATGCCAGCAGCGAGGTGCAAAAAAAGGTACTGGAGGCCAAACGTAAAAGTGAAGATGCCCTGGGCGATGCTGGAGTCATCACCGGCTGGTTGGCCATTTGTGGGCGGGGCTTCTATGACGCCTTGATCAGCCACCCTTCGGTCCAACAGGCCTTTGCCCGCTGGAATGATGGCCAATTTTTACGCGACGATTTGCGAAAAGGCTTCACCTTTTGTGAGGTGATGTGGAAGGAGTTTTATGGCCGCGTGGGTAAACTCTCCTTTATCAACGATCAGGAGGGTTATTTGATCCCCGTCGGCATCAGTGACTTTCTCATTACCCGCTATGCCCCGGCCGATTATGTGGAGACGGTGAATACCATTGGCCTGCCCTTCTACGCCAAGCAGGAGCGGCTGCGGCTGGACAAAGGCATTGAGCTTGAGGCGCAGTCTAATCCGCTCAATCTCTGCACCAAGCCCCGAGCCATCATTAAACTCACCGCCAAATGA
- a CDS encoding head maturation protease, ClpP-related: MTTPSRATSRCWYHIHAQATPHQPKAIEVLIYDEIGLWGISASQFLQDLAAMDDGSSPITVAINSPGGNVFDGFAIYNALLRLGDRCTVRIDGLAASIASVIACGGHRVVMAANALLMIHNPWSLAYGTAEELRKTADLIDKTREGILAAYQRRAPSLEADKLALLLDEESWFTATEAVALGFADEITPENKITATISSSGLIHQFKRAPAALLAPTALVDKPSSAPAPAAEPPLHNIVRLVSAYCQAGLTAPSEFLLRRLDLADEIQVAAELERISAIDSLCKTANQPQWTVHCLQSAMTLDSVRAQLLNQLVAATIPINPQAITTEPLVTPLPPSTEIYARRHRLATTTLQALRGVL; this comes from the coding sequence ATGACGACTCCCAGTAGGGCAACCTCACGGTGCTGGTATCACATCCACGCCCAGGCGACCCCTCACCAACCCAAAGCCATCGAAGTATTGATCTACGACGAAATCGGTCTCTGGGGTATTAGCGCCAGCCAGTTTTTGCAAGATCTTGCAGCGATGGATGATGGCAGCAGCCCCATCACCGTGGCGATTAACAGTCCCGGGGGCAATGTCTTTGATGGCTTTGCCATTTACAACGCCCTCTTGCGCTTAGGCGACCGCTGTACCGTCCGCATCGATGGCTTAGCCGCCTCGATTGCCAGTGTCATCGCCTGTGGCGGCCATAGAGTCGTCATGGCAGCCAATGCCTTGCTGATGATCCACAACCCCTGGTCACTCGCCTATGGCACTGCAGAGGAGCTCAGGAAGACCGCCGATCTGATCGATAAAACCCGCGAGGGGATTTTAGCCGCCTATCAGCGCCGGGCCCCCAGTCTAGAGGCCGATAAGTTGGCGCTGCTATTGGATGAAGAGAGCTGGTTTACCGCCACTGAGGCAGTTGCCTTAGGGTTTGCTGATGAGATCACGCCTGAAAATAAGATAACCGCCACCATCAGCTCCAGCGGCTTAATACACCAGTTTAAGCGCGCGCCAGCGGCCCTGTTAGCACCAACTGCCTTGGTAGATAAGCCCTCCTCAGCTCCTGCTCCAGCCGCAGAGCCCCCGCTTCATAATATTGTTAGGCTCGTCAGTGCCTACTGTCAGGCGGGATTAACAGCCCCCAGTGAGTTCCTACTGCGGCGCCTCGATCTGGCGGATGAGATCCAAGTAGCCGCTGAGCTGGAGCGTATTAGCGCCATTGACTCTCTGTGTAAAACCGCCAACCAACCACAGTGGACCGTTCATTGCCTGCAATCAGCGATGACCCTTGACAGCGTCCGTGCTCAACTGCTTAACCAGCTGGTAGCAGCCACGATACCGATTAACCCGCAAGCGATCACAACAGAACCCCTAGTCACGCCGTTGCCGCCGAGCACGGAGATCTATGCGCGCCGCCACCGCCTGGCGACCACCACCCTACAAGCCTTAAGAGGAGTCTTATGA
- a CDS encoding phage baseplate assembly protein V, translating to MLAGFVVAELDRRLAAMIQPGTIAAIDYTTARARVRVGDWISAWLPWQSRAGQVTSWCPPTVGEQCLLLSASGMPELGFILTGFYTETYQPADQQPQTIALRLPDGAQLLYDWQTSTLEVAGIQTIKISNAQMITVESSDTVTIKVPQLLLQGELRVEGSIQATGDIQADGISLQQHRHQAQGSNAETSPPQ from the coding sequence ATGCTAGCAGGATTTGTGGTGGCTGAGCTGGATCGACGGCTAGCAGCGATGATTCAACCAGGCACTATCGCGGCTATCGACTATACCACCGCTCGCGCTCGGGTACGAGTCGGTGACTGGATCTCAGCTTGGCTGCCTTGGCAGAGCCGTGCCGGTCAAGTCACCAGCTGGTGCCCGCCAACAGTCGGTGAGCAGTGTCTGCTGCTCTCTGCCTCTGGCATGCCTGAGCTCGGCTTTATTTTGACCGGATTCTACACCGAGACCTATCAGCCAGCCGATCAGCAGCCGCAAACGATAGCGCTCCGTCTGCCCGATGGTGCCCAACTGCTGTATGACTGGCAAACCAGCACTTTGGAAGTGGCGGGGATCCAAACCATCAAGATCAGCAATGCACAGATGATCACAGTGGAAAGTAGTGACACTGTCACAATTAAAGTCCCGCAACTGCTCCTTCAAGGGGAACTGCGGGTAGAGGGCTCAATCCAGGCGACTGGGGATATCCAAGCGGATGGCATTAGCCTGCAGCAGCATCGCCATCAAGCCCAGGGCAGTAACGCCGAGACCAGTCCACCACAGTGA
- a CDS encoding phage portal protein produces the protein MALNYPWLQRRGFVIPERLLKASYEAAGSGRRTHTWNAPSSGPSAIALGGLQALRDRARAMTRNDPYAFSAIDHLVSSTIGTGITPKPQHPDDQIRRQLQELWDDWTEEVDGDGRTDWYGLQAIVCRTLYEAGECFVRLQPQRLNADWAVPLQLQLLEPEFVPHEKHELLANGHAIRAGIEFNRQGQRVAYWVYPRHPGERLEPQFGANQLIRVPADQLLHIFEPLRPGQLRGVPLLAPVLTRLKSLDNFDDAVLFRQEVSNLFAGFIRKPVPDEPLTDPLTGAPLRPDSDGFTPMVGLEPGTLQELLPGEDIHFSTPPDAGNTYPDFMRQQLLATAAGAGLPYELLTGDLRGISDRIIRVVLNEFRRRIEQRQFGIFVYQLCRPVRNAWLDLAVLAGAIQLPDYPQQRRHYRRTRWVPQGWPYLHPVQDVQARRMEVRAGFTSRSEVALRQGYDAELIDAENAADNARVDAWGLQYDSDPRLAVAESDPKASI, from the coding sequence ATGGCCCTAAACTATCCCTGGCTGCAACGGCGGGGCTTTGTCATCCCCGAGCGACTGCTCAAGGCGAGTTATGAAGCTGCCGGATCGGGTAGGCGCACCCACACCTGGAACGCGCCCAGCAGTGGTCCTAGTGCGATAGCCCTGGGCGGTCTGCAAGCGCTACGGGATCGGGCACGGGCGATGACCCGGAATGATCCCTATGCCTTTTCGGCGATCGATCATTTAGTGTCGAGCACCATTGGAACCGGCATCACACCAAAACCCCAACACCCAGACGATCAGATCCGTCGGCAGTTACAGGAGCTGTGGGACGATTGGACCGAAGAGGTCGATGGGGATGGCCGTACCGATTGGTATGGACTGCAAGCCATCGTCTGCCGAACACTCTATGAGGCTGGGGAGTGCTTTGTCAGGCTACAGCCGCAGCGATTAAATGCTGATTGGGCGGTGCCTCTGCAGTTACAGCTGCTTGAGCCGGAATTTGTGCCCCATGAGAAGCATGAACTGTTAGCCAATGGGCACGCCATCCGGGCCGGGATCGAATTTAACCGGCAGGGTCAACGAGTGGCCTACTGGGTCTATCCCCGGCATCCTGGGGAGCGTTTAGAGCCCCAGTTTGGTGCCAATCAGCTCATTCGGGTGCCCGCGGACCAGCTCCTGCATATTTTTGAACCGCTGCGGCCCGGGCAGCTGCGGGGGGTCCCGCTGTTGGCTCCGGTATTAACGCGGTTGAAGTCACTGGATAACTTTGATGATGCCGTGCTGTTTCGCCAGGAGGTCTCCAATCTGTTTGCCGGCTTTATTCGCAAGCCGGTGCCCGATGAGCCCTTAACCGATCCGCTGACCGGCGCTCCCCTGCGGCCCGATAGCGACGGCTTTACCCCGATGGTGGGCTTGGAGCCCGGTACCCTGCAAGAGCTGTTGCCCGGCGAAGATATCCACTTCTCCACCCCACCGGATGCCGGCAACACCTACCCCGATTTTATGCGCCAACAGCTGTTAGCCACCGCTGCCGGTGCTGGGTTGCCCTATGAATTATTGACCGGCGATCTCCGCGGGATCAGTGATCGGATCATTCGCGTGGTCCTGAACGAATTTAGACGGCGTATCGAACAGCGACAATTTGGCATTTTTGTCTATCAACTCTGCCGGCCAGTGCGCAACGCCTGGCTCGATCTGGCGGTATTGGCGGGGGCGATTCAGCTGCCCGATTATCCGCAGCAGCGCCGCCACTATCGGCGTACCCGTTGGGTACCTCAGGGCTGGCCCTACTTGCATCCCGTCCAGGATGTCCAGGCCCGCCGAATGGAGGTACGCGCCGGCTTTACCTCCCGCTCAGAGGTCGCTTTACGCCAAGGCTATGATGCTGAGTTAATCGATGCCGAAAATGCGGCAGACAATGCCCGGGTAGATGCCTGGGGACTGCAATACGATTCCGATCCTCGGCTCGCGGTGGCTGAGAGTGATCCCAAGGCATCAATTTAA